One Primulina tabacum isolate GXHZ01 chromosome 10, ASM2559414v2, whole genome shotgun sequence DNA segment encodes these proteins:
- the LOC142505745 gene encoding arogenate dehydrogenase 2, chloroplastic-like, which produces MISISAVNPAAAAATSAALSSLQPLRHQKRQLSSPPQSHHSRRCTRCLTVRAIDAAQPYDYEAQLNHRFTQSTKLRIAIVGFGNFGQFLAKAFIRQGHTVYAFSRSNYFSIAQSMGAVYFSDVHDLCENHPDVILMCTSILSTEQVLKSLPLQRLRRNTLFVDVLSVKEFPKNIFLQVLPTHFDILCTHPMFGPESGKYSWQDLPFVYDKVRIGDEDSRLRRVDNFLDIFKKEGCRMEEMSCSKHDRYAAGSQFITHTMGRILEKLELEDTPINTRGYETLLDLVENTSSDSFDLYYGLFMYNKNAMEQIERLDLAFEALKKELFGHIHEVLRKQLFGKSEEGGAQKPTLAKLPKNNGTPLLPSPSESVSSGGNSC; this is translated from the coding sequence ATGATTTCGATTTCCGCAGTCAACCCTGCCGCCGCCGCAGCCACTTCCGCCGCCCTGTCCTCCCTTCAACCTCTCCGCCACCAAAAAAGACAGTTGTCGTCGCCTCCCCAGAGCCACCATTCCCGCCGCTGCACCCGATGTCTTACAGTCCGGGCAATCGATGCCGCCCAGCCGTACGACTACGAAGCCCAACTCAACCACCGATTCACCCAGTCAACCAAGCTCAGAATTGCGATAGTCGGGTTCGGCAACTTCGGGCAATTCCTGGCGAAGGCGTTCATTCGGCAGGGGCACACGGTCTACGCCTTTTCTCGATCCAATTACTTCTCTATCGCGCAATCGATGGGCGCAGTTTACTTCTCCGATGTGCACGATCTCTGCGAGAATCACCCTGATGTGATACTCATGTGTACTTCCATACTTTCGACGGAGCAAGTGCTCAAATCGTTACCCCTGCAGCGGCTTCGGAGGAATACTCTGTTTGTAGATGTTTTGTCTGTCAAAGAATTTCCCAAGAACATTTTCCTCCAGGTTCTCCCCACCCACTTCGATATACTCTGCACACACCCCATGTTTGGCCCCGAAAGTGGGAAATACAGCTGGCAGGATCTGCCATTTGTGTATGATAAAGTGAGAATTGGGGATGAAGATTCTAGATTAAGAAGGGTTGATAATTTCTTGGATATTTTCAAGAAAGAAGGTTGCAGAATGGAGGAGATGTCGTGCTCGAAGCACGATAGGTATGCTGCCGGATCGCAGTTTATTACCCATACAATGGGGAGAATTCTTGAAAAGTTGGAGCTGGAAGATACTCCGATTAACACTAGAGGCTACGAAACCTTGTTGGATTTGGTGGAAAATACTTCAAGTGATAGCTTTGATTTGTACTATGGGCTATTTATGTATAATAAGAATGCAATGGAACAGATAGAGAGACTGGACTTGGCGTTTGAGGCATTGAAGAAGGAGTTATTTGGGCACATACATGAAGTCCTGAGGAAACAATTGTTTGGGAAATCCGAGGAGGGAGGTGCTCAAAAACCGACGCTGGCGAAACTTCCCAAGAATAACGGGACTCCATTGTTGCCATCTCCATCAGAGAGTGTTAGCAGCGGAGGCAACAGCTGTTAG
- the LOC142506141 gene encoding uncharacterized protein LOC142506141 yields MSKGGVSRLLRMLATVAAAGLGGSFAIGFLTSSVSEQATLHRKKKYGRPCGSCKGVGFYTCKLCKTNGTIKWSPLYDPLVIHPCVCPTCDGFKVQRCLNCLGGGIQG; encoded by the exons ATGTCCAAGGGTGGTGTTTCTCGACTATTGCGCATGCTTGCTACTGTTGCGGCTGCGGGTCTTGGTGGATCTTTTGCTATTGGTTTTCTGACCTCTTCCGTGTCTGAACAAGCTACCTTGCATAGAAAG AAGAAATATGGAAGGCCTTGTGGGAGTTGTAAAGGAGTTGGATTTTACACTTGCAAGCTTTGCAAAACAAATGGTACAATAAAATGGTCTCCTCTCTATGATCCTTTGGTTATACATCCATGTGTTTGCCCTACTTGTGATGGATTCAA GGTTCAGCGTTGTCTCAACTGCTTGGGAGGCGGCATCCAAGGCTAG